A single Natrinema pellirubrum DSM 15624 DNA region contains:
- a CDS encoding nucleoside phosphorylase — protein MATQPHLLVDDGDLTDIALLPGDPGRVDRIADHCDESETIARNREYKVVNATYEGRELTICSTGIGCPSAAIAIEELANVGVETFLRVGTTGALQSGIEIGDMIVATGAAKNEGTSKRYEAVEYPAVPDYDALSALVDSAEANGEAVHVGPIASDDAYYAETDDAVDDWEAAGLLAVEMEAAAVFSLARRKGLAAGAICTVDGNLVEGTQKGTDTEDDELPAKAKNNVGRAIDIALEAATQL, from the coding sequence ATGGCGACGCAGCCACACCTGCTGGTCGACGACGGCGACCTGACGGACATCGCATTGCTCCCGGGCGATCCCGGCCGGGTCGATCGGATCGCCGACCACTGCGACGAGTCGGAGACGATCGCGCGCAACCGCGAGTACAAGGTCGTCAACGCCACCTACGAGGGGCGGGAGCTGACGATCTGTTCGACGGGGATCGGCTGTCCCTCCGCGGCGATCGCGATCGAGGAACTGGCGAACGTCGGCGTCGAGACGTTCCTCCGGGTCGGGACGACCGGCGCGCTCCAGTCGGGGATCGAGATCGGCGACATGATCGTCGCGACCGGCGCGGCGAAAAACGAGGGGACGAGCAAACGGTACGAGGCCGTCGAGTACCCCGCGGTGCCCGATTACGACGCGCTGTCCGCGCTGGTCGATTCGGCGGAAGCCAACGGCGAAGCGGTCCACGTCGGCCCGATCGCCTCCGACGACGCCTACTACGCCGAGACCGACGACGCCGTCGACGACTGGGAGGCCGCCGGCCTGCTCGCCGTCGAGATGGAGGCCGCTGCCGTCTTCTCACTGGCCCGTCGTAAGGGACTGGCCGCTGGCGCGATCTGTACCGTCGACGGCAACCTCGTGGAAGGCACCCAGAAGGGGACCGACACCGAGGACGACGAACTCCCGGCCAAGGCTAAAAACAACGTCGGCCGCGCGATCGACATCGCGCTCGAGGCCGCGACCCAACTGTAA
- a CDS encoding HalOD1 output domain-containing protein: protein MTEGRVTESHGCGLRRRIQYDRHDDEPPSIAAATALARYHGHDVTAASTQLYDYVDPDALDELFADTNRGAARATGIVEFEADGAMVTIRPDCVEVRPTG, encoded by the coding sequence ATGACGGAAGGAAGGGTAACCGAGTCCCACGGATGCGGCCTCAGACGGCGCATCCAGTACGACCGACACGATGACGAACCGCCGAGTATCGCCGCTGCAACCGCCCTGGCCCGCTATCACGGCCACGACGTCACGGCGGCCAGCACGCAGCTATACGACTACGTCGATCCCGACGCGCTCGACGAACTGTTCGCCGACACCAATCGCGGCGCCGCTCGAGCGACGGGGATCGTCGAGTTCGAGGCCGACGGCGCGATGGTCACGATTCGGCCCGATTGCGTCGAAGTGCGTCCGACGGGCTGA
- a CDS encoding carbohydrate kinase family protein has protein sequence MDSITVLAAGHVNWDVTLRVDRLPESDGEAAIRSQRQSGGGSAANVAAALAGLGVDVGLIGSVGDDDNGLLARRELEAAGVSLAGVRVVEDAETAVKYLLVDDDGEVAILGNDGVNEAVGPSALEPSRIRAADHIHLTGQRPETAAAIARIADEAGIGISFDPGRRLADREYGEPLALADVVFVTDREAAALFDDDPDGAADDRIVVVTCGADGAEAYAPSGTVVHAGFDIDPVDTAGAGDAFAAGFLTRWLADRDLERALATGNACGAVTASREGARSAPTDAELEGLLERRP, from the coding sequence ATGGATTCGATCACCGTACTCGCGGCCGGCCACGTCAACTGGGACGTGACCCTCCGTGTCGACAGACTGCCCGAGAGCGACGGCGAGGCGGCGATCCGCTCGCAACGCCAGTCGGGCGGCGGCAGTGCGGCCAACGTCGCCGCGGCGCTTGCCGGCCTCGGCGTCGACGTCGGCCTGATCGGCAGCGTCGGCGACGACGACAACGGCCTGCTCGCCCGCCGCGAACTCGAGGCCGCCGGCGTCTCTCTCGCGGGGGTCCGCGTCGTCGAGGACGCCGAAACGGCGGTGAAGTACCTGCTGGTCGACGACGACGGCGAAGTCGCGATCCTCGGCAACGACGGCGTCAACGAGGCCGTCGGGCCGTCGGCCCTCGAGCCGTCGCGGATCCGGGCGGCCGATCACATCCATCTCACGGGACAGCGACCGGAGACGGCCGCCGCGATCGCACGGATCGCCGACGAGGCCGGTATCGGGATCAGCTTCGATCCCGGTCGGCGGCTCGCCGACCGCGAGTACGGCGAACCGCTCGCGCTGGCTGACGTCGTCTTCGTGACCGACCGGGAGGCCGCCGCCCTGTTCGACGACGACCCCGACGGGGCCGCCGACGACCGGATCGTCGTCGTCACCTGCGGAGCCGACGGCGCGGAAGCGTACGCGCCGTCGGGAACCGTCGTTCACGCGGGGTTCGACATCGACCCCGTCGATACCGCCGGTGCGGGCGATGCCTTCGCCGCCGGCTTTCTCACGAGGTGGCTCGCGGACCGCGACCTCGAGCGGGCGCTTGCGACCGGCAACGCCTGCGGGGCCGTGACCGCGAGCCGCGAGGGGGCCCGGAGCGCACCGACCGACGCGGAACTCGAGGGGCTCCTCGAGCGCCGCCCGTAA
- a CDS encoding DUF63 family protein, whose protein sequence is MVLPEGFVVPPWYMVVPAAVILGGVIALLWAIEPPVTDRTVLAFAPWMMFGATLHVLYKMGAFPPTIEPLFTAPMVYVVTAIIAGLAWVVGVFLHVGGLQPTIPRFVGVAGTAFFTVFTMFALFRSIQTGTFEPFWPVITVVIAGIVTALAWLALSLWFTDVAATTGTTGALVVFAHTLDGVTTAVGYDVLGAGEDVPLSLLLLEAGEALPTAEYVGAGWLFVLVKVALALVIVGLFREYVADRPQQGRTVLALVAAVGLGPAVHNVLLFTVM, encoded by the coding sequence ATGGTGTTACCCGAGGGGTTCGTCGTTCCGCCGTGGTACATGGTGGTGCCGGCCGCCGTGATTCTCGGGGGGGTGATCGCGCTGTTGTGGGCGATCGAACCACCCGTGACCGACCGGACCGTGCTGGCCTTCGCCCCGTGGATGATGTTCGGCGCGACGTTACACGTCCTCTACAAGATGGGAGCGTTCCCGCCGACCATCGAGCCCCTGTTTACCGCGCCGATGGTCTACGTCGTGACGGCGATCATCGCGGGACTGGCCTGGGTCGTCGGCGTCTTCCTCCACGTCGGCGGCCTCCAGCCGACGATCCCCCGCTTCGTCGGCGTTGCCGGGACGGCCTTCTTTACCGTGTTCACGATGTTCGCGCTCTTCCGGAGTATCCAGACGGGGACGTTCGAGCCCTTCTGGCCGGTCATCACGGTCGTCATCGCCGGCATCGTCACTGCGCTCGCCTGGCTCGCCCTGAGCCTCTGGTTTACCGACGTCGCGGCGACCACGGGTACGACCGGCGCGCTCGTCGTCTTCGCACACACGCTGGACGGCGTTACGACCGCCGTCGGCTACGACGTCCTCGGGGCCGGCGAGGACGTTCCGCTGTCGCTGCTGTTGCTCGAGGCCGGAGAGGCGCTGCCGACCGCCGAGTACGTCGGTGCCGGGTGGCTGTTCGTGCTGGTCAAGGTCGCGCTCGCGCTGGTCATCGTCGGGCTGTTCCGCGAGTACGTCGCTGACCGGCCACAGCAGGGCCGGACGGTCCTCGCCCTCGTCGCCGCGGTCGGGCTCGGTCCGGCCGTTCACAACGTCCTGTTGTTCACCGTGATGTGA
- a CDS encoding ribose 1,5-bisphosphate isomerase → MGDAEPEVVPAVESTADAIAAMEIRGAATIADAAAAALATQAEGSPAETPAAFRRGLRAAARTLYETRPTAVSLPNALRYVLRGVDGDTVAELRASTIDRAASFRRDLEHARETLGGIGANRLRDGDVVLTHCHSTDALACVEAALEDGKSLEAIVKETRPRKQGHITATQLREWGVPVTLIVDGAARRYLDAADHVLVGADSIAADGSVINKIGTSGLAVVARERGVPVMVAAQTIKLHPDTLTGHTVAIETRDEREVLSDEERASIRSSDAPDGSVGEPGSEDGLTVENPAFDVTPPRYVDAIVTERGQFPPESIVTLMRELFGDTTDEPWAE, encoded by the coding sequence ATGGGTGATGCCGAACCGGAGGTGGTGCCGGCCGTCGAGTCCACCGCCGACGCAATCGCCGCGATGGAGATTCGCGGGGCGGCGACGATCGCCGACGCGGCCGCGGCGGCGCTGGCGACCCAGGCCGAGGGGAGTCCGGCCGAGACGCCGGCGGCGTTTCGCCGCGGGCTTCGAGCAGCCGCCCGGACCCTCTATGAAACCCGGCCGACAGCGGTCAGCCTGCCGAACGCGCTCCGATACGTGCTTCGGGGCGTCGACGGCGATACCGTCGCCGAGTTACGGGCGTCGACGATCGACCGCGCCGCGTCCTTCCGGCGCGATCTCGAACACGCCCGGGAGACCCTCGGTGGGATCGGTGCCAACCGGTTACGGGACGGCGACGTCGTCCTGACTCACTGCCACTCGACGGACGCGCTGGCCTGTGTAGAGGCCGCCCTCGAGGACGGAAAGTCCCTCGAGGCGATCGTCAAGGAGACCCGGCCCCGCAAGCAGGGTCACATCACGGCCACACAGTTGCGCGAGTGGGGGGTGCCGGTGACGCTGATCGTCGATGGGGCAGCCCGGCGGTACCTGGACGCGGCGGACCACGTGCTAGTCGGGGCTGACAGCATCGCGGCCGACGGCAGCGTGATCAACAAGATCGGCACCAGCGGACTGGCCGTCGTTGCTCGCGAGCGCGGCGTGCCGGTGATGGTCGCTGCCCAGACGATCAAACTGCATCCGGATACCCTGACGGGCCACACCGTCGCGATCGAGACCCGCGACGAACGCGAGGTACTCTCCGACGAGGAGCGCGCGTCGATCCGCTCGAGCGACGCGCCGGACGGGTCAGTCGGCGAACCCGGAAGTGAGGACGGGCTGACCGTCGAGAACCCTGCGTTCGACGTGACACCGCCGCGGTACGTCGACGCGATCGTCACCGAGCGCGGTCAGTTCCCACCCGAGAGCATCGTGACGCTCATGCGGGAACTGTTCGGCGACACGACCGACGAGCCCTGGGCGGAGTGA
- a CDS encoding DUF5812 family protein, with protein sequence MTERTGTFVVTHAEPDSAVVRDVQTAQVHTLASNPDLEVHDVLEATVAPEPPMEVTWEVIEVDDQRSIELVDSDLEPTTYEKELAADAEIGDLVQEERAGTGEIHVFRVPGDEVAAAADDVLEDEETIARAARLEAVRVEVRSAADEGVLSVRYLPD encoded by the coding sequence ATGACCGAACGAACCGGCACGTTCGTCGTGACCCACGCCGAGCCCGACTCGGCGGTCGTCCGCGACGTCCAGACCGCACAGGTACACACCCTCGCGTCCAACCCTGACCTCGAGGTCCACGACGTCCTCGAGGCGACCGTCGCTCCCGAGCCGCCGATGGAAGTCACCTGGGAGGTGATCGAGGTCGACGATCAGCGCTCTATCGAACTGGTCGACAGCGACCTCGAGCCGACCACCTACGAGAAAGAGCTGGCGGCCGACGCCGAGATCGGCGACCTCGTCCAGGAGGAGCGGGCCGGTACCGGCGAGATCCACGTGTTCCGGGTTCCCGGCGACGAGGTCGCGGCCGCCGCCGACGACGTCCTCGAAGACGAGGAGACGATCGCTCGGGCCGCCCGGCTCGAGGCGGTCCGGGTCGAGGTCCGGTCGGCCGCCGACGAGGGCGTGTTGAGCGTCCGCTACCTGCCGGACTGA
- the secF gene encoding protein translocase subunit SecF, whose amino-acid sequence MGYFDVPEIDYTRYSNRQLAAVPLAVLAVALLVLSGAFLAYGTPVPLGMDFAGGTELTVQTTTAEGNIGAAFDETPESVTGTGSENQYIVQFSSTDSQALSDQAEGNLEQDGSAAVVQSVSSTSASFGQDSQQTAMLGLVIAFVGMSAIAFLLFRTFVPSIAIVISAFSDLVIPLAFMRLAGIPLSLGTVAGLLMLIGYSVDSDILLNNHVLRRSGDFYESTHRAMRTGVTMTVTSMVAMLVMGVSASLFGISLLASIGIILFVGLAADLLNTYMLNLSLLRWYKFEGVRS is encoded by the coding sequence ATGGGGTATTTCGACGTACCGGAGATCGATTACACCCGGTACAGTAATCGCCAGCTCGCAGCGGTTCCGCTGGCGGTTCTCGCGGTCGCACTGCTCGTGTTAAGCGGCGCGTTCCTTGCGTACGGAACGCCGGTGCCGCTTGGCATGGACTTCGCCGGCGGGACGGAACTGACCGTCCAGACGACGACGGCGGAAGGCAACATCGGCGCGGCGTTCGACGAAACGCCCGAGTCCGTGACCGGAACGGGAAGCGAGAACCAGTACATCGTCCAGTTCTCGTCGACTGACTCGCAGGCCCTGAGCGATCAGGCCGAGGGCAATCTCGAGCAAGACGGCAGCGCCGCGGTCGTCCAGTCGGTGTCGTCGACGTCAGCGAGCTTCGGCCAGGACAGTCAGCAGACGGCCATGCTCGGGCTCGTCATCGCGTTCGTCGGCATGAGCGCGATCGCCTTCCTGCTCTTTCGGACGTTCGTGCCCTCGATCGCGATCGTCATCTCCGCGTTCTCCGACCTCGTGATCCCGCTCGCGTTCATGCGGCTGGCCGGCATCCCGCTCTCGCTTGGCACCGTTGCCGGCCTGCTGATGCTCATCGGGTACTCCGTCGACTCCGACATCCTGTTGAACAACCACGTCCTGCGCCGGAGCGGTGACTTCTACGAGAGTACCCACCGCGCGATGCGGACCGGCGTCACGATGACGGTCACGTCGATGGTCGCGATGCTCGTCATGGGCGTCTCGGCGTCCCTCTTCGGGATCAGCCTGCTGGCATCGATCGGGATCATCCTGTTCGTCGGCCTCGCCGCCGACCTGCTGAACACCTACATGTTGAACCTGAGCCTGCTTCGCTGGTACAAGTTCGAGGGGGTCCGCTCATGA
- a CDS encoding preprotein translocase subunit SecD: MSPIGAIKGNWRVLLLGAFLVFAVVALFIPGGIVADDGLASDSVDSGPTNLEFGLGLEGGSRIRVPVAGMTAEDIDTGAVSDDGTVDQERIDGIESTLQSELDLDQADVSVAVQDDGTVTAEVFNDNVSESEFAAALQTADIDATEDDIRDGVTQSTRDNMIRTIQTKINAAGLSGGTAYESTTVSGDHYIVVEVPNMDADELRTILSERGQVKVVAYHPENGTQTNDTVLRGEDIVEVDPPEQNPRGSGYFVPVQVSEDAAPGFQQQMVDLGFTTEGQGQCSLSGDSGSVDFDHDGQQYCLLTVVDDEVVDAHSMGDLANPMNEGSWENDPTFQMGAPSQEQAQSLSVNLRAGSLRAPLDFSEEQVYSIEPGHADQFKQYSLLIGLLSVLTVSGVVYARYTDTRVALPMIVTAIAEVVILLGFAALIRMPLDLSHVAGFIAVVGTGVDDLVIIADEVMDEGDVSSERVFQSRFRKAFWVIGAAAATTVVALSPLAVLSLGDLRGFAIITILGVFIGVLITRPAYGDILRRLLTDR, from the coding sequence ATGAGTCCGATCGGCGCCATCAAGGGCAACTGGCGCGTCCTCCTGCTCGGGGCATTCCTCGTGTTCGCCGTCGTCGCGCTCTTTATCCCCGGCGGGATCGTCGCCGACGACGGCCTCGCCAGTGACAGCGTCGACAGCGGCCCGACGAACCTCGAGTTCGGGCTCGGGCTCGAGGGCGGGAGTCGGATCCGGGTCCCGGTCGCCGGCATGACCGCGGAGGACATCGACACCGGCGCGGTCAGCGACGACGGGACAGTCGATCAGGAGCGGATCGACGGCATCGAGTCGACGCTCCAGAGCGAACTCGATCTCGATCAGGCGGACGTCAGCGTCGCCGTTCAGGACGACGGGACCGTCACCGCCGAGGTGTTCAACGACAACGTCAGCGAGTCGGAGTTCGCCGCGGCGTTGCAGACGGCCGACATCGACGCCACCGAGGACGACATCCGCGATGGCGTCACCCAGAGTACCCGCGACAATATGATCAGGACGATCCAGACGAAGATCAACGCCGCGGGCCTCTCGGGCGGGACGGCCTACGAGTCGACGACAGTAAGTGGTGACCACTACATCGTCGTCGAGGTCCCCAACATGGACGCCGACGAACTCCGGACCATCCTCTCGGAACGCGGCCAGGTCAAGGTCGTCGCCTACCATCCGGAGAACGGGACACAGACGAACGACACAGTCCTGCGGGGCGAAGACATCGTCGAGGTCGACCCGCCGGAACAGAACCCGCGCGGCTCGGGCTACTTCGTTCCCGTCCAGGTCAGCGAGGACGCCGCACCGGGGTTCCAACAGCAGATGGTCGATCTGGGATTCACGACCGAGGGACAGGGACAGTGCAGCCTCAGCGGTGACAGTGGGAGCGTCGACTTCGATCACGACGGTCAGCAGTACTGTCTGTTGACCGTCGTGGACGACGAGGTCGTCGACGCCCACTCGATGGGCGATCTCGCCAACCCGATGAACGAGGGGAGCTGGGAGAACGACCCGACGTTCCAGATGGGCGCACCGAGCCAGGAACAGGCCCAATCGCTGTCGGTCAACCTCCGGGCAGGGAGCCTGCGCGCACCGCTTGACTTCAGTGAGGAACAGGTCTACTCGATCGAACCCGGCCACGCCGACCAGTTCAAACAGTACTCGCTGCTGATCGGACTGCTCTCGGTCCTCACCGTCAGCGGCGTCGTCTACGCCCGATACACCGACACCCGCGTCGCCTTGCCGATGATCGTCACGGCCATCGCTGAGGTGGTCATCCTGCTTGGCTTCGCGGCGCTGATACGCATGCCGCTGGATCTCTCCCACGTCGCCGGGTTCATCGCCGTCGTGGGGACCGGGGTCGACGACCTCGTGATCATCGCCGACGAGGTGATGGACGAGGGCGACGTCAGCTCCGAACGCGTCTTCCAATCGCGGTTCCGCAAGGCGTTCTGGGTCATCGGGGCCGCCGCCGCGACGACCGTCGTCGCCCTCTCGCCGCTCGCGGTACTGAGCCTCGGTGATCTCCGCGGGTTCGCCATCATCACCATCCTCGGCGTGTTCATCGGCGTCCTCATCACCCGCCCCGCCTACGGGGACATCCTGCGACGCCTGCTGACCGACCGCTGA
- a CDS encoding DUF7114 family protein, with protein MDKADSCRRAAAEAVADVEPPQLHEYLGSVLDRASMVPATLTLESAAAMAAEGHVFDEQYDHGVADETTADRNRSSGSDHDVVTHAAGVQLIYEGLRLTRALAHDEPWTAGDADAGEADLEILAADILVARGFYLLARTEAAGTAVRTVQSFGRDQTRRADLPTDDDPDSTAAIDDDPTAIDANLERDVLELAVRTGAVAVGETPSPRLLALAEDLADAAGTSFPAVEDCLTDLGPSVSDRSLEDHATDRATSATDP; from the coding sequence ATGGACAAGGCCGACAGCTGTCGGCGTGCCGCCGCCGAGGCCGTCGCGGACGTCGAACCACCACAGCTACACGAGTATCTCGGATCCGTTCTCGATCGAGCGTCGATGGTACCCGCGACGCTCACGCTCGAGAGTGCCGCCGCGATGGCGGCCGAGGGCCACGTCTTCGACGAACAGTACGATCACGGGGTGGCCGACGAGACGACCGCCGATCGGAACCGTTCTTCCGGCAGTGACCACGACGTCGTCACCCACGCGGCCGGCGTCCAGCTCATCTACGAGGGGCTTCGACTGACGCGGGCGCTCGCCCACGACGAACCCTGGACGGCCGGCGACGCCGACGCGGGCGAGGCCGACCTCGAGATCCTGGCCGCCGACATCCTCGTCGCGCGGGGCTTTTACCTGCTGGCTCGCACCGAGGCCGCCGGCACGGCCGTCCGCACCGTCCAGTCGTTCGGCCGCGATCAGACTCGGCGGGCCGACCTCCCAACGGATGACGATCCCGACTCGACCGCCGCGATCGACGACGACCCCACGGCGATCGACGCCAACCTCGAGCGCGACGTCCTCGAACTCGCGGTCCGTACCGGGGCCGTCGCCGTCGGCGAGACCCCCTCGCCGCGACTGCTGGCCCTCGCCGAGGATCTGGCCGACGCCGCCGGCACCTCGTTTCCCGCCGTCGAGGACTGTCTCACCGATCTCGGACCGTCGGTCTCCGACCGCTCGCTCGAGGACCACGCGACCGACCGGGCCACGTCGGCGACCGACCCCTGA
- a CDS encoding enoyl-CoA hydratase/isomerase family protein, translating to MIDIDADGRIRTVTIDRPEARNALTVDGLEALEAAVADADEPVIYLRGRGPAFSAGADLNEVAALDGDRDRAAEFARLGQRVARTIEDSPAVVVAGIDGPARGGGLELALACDVRVGTPESTYGEPGVSFGLFGAWGGTVRLPRVLGEGDALEFALSGRSIDAEEALRMGLISRIEDEPRTVAAEIADNATDALAVLKRRLRDDGERATQERREAAAFADLVAAHADDVDALLE from the coding sequence ATGATCGACATCGACGCCGACGGACGGATTCGGACCGTGACGATCGACCGCCCTGAAGCCCGCAACGCACTCACCGTCGACGGGCTCGAGGCCCTCGAAGCGGCGGTCGCCGATGCCGACGAGCCCGTAATCTACCTGCGCGGGCGCGGACCGGCCTTTTCCGCTGGTGCCGATCTCAACGAGGTTGCCGCCCTCGATGGGGATCGGGACCGCGCGGCCGAGTTCGCGCGGCTGGGACAGCGGGTCGCCCGAACGATCGAGGATTCGCCCGCAGTCGTCGTTGCGGGGATCGACGGCCCCGCACGGGGCGGCGGCCTCGAACTCGCGCTGGCCTGTGACGTCCGCGTCGGAACCCCCGAGTCGACCTACGGCGAACCCGGCGTCAGCTTCGGCCTGTTCGGGGCCTGGGGCGGGACCGTCCGGCTGCCCCGCGTCCTCGGCGAGGGCGACGCCCTCGAGTTCGCGCTCTCGGGACGGTCGATCGACGCCGAGGAAGCCCTGCGAATGGGTCTGATATCGCGGATCGAGGACGAACCCCGTACGGTCGCCGCGGAGATCGCCGACAACGCGACGGACGCGCTGGCGGTTCTCAAGCGTCGGCTCCGGGACGACGGCGAGCGCGCGACCCAGGAGCGACGCGAGGCCGCGGCCTTCGCCGACCTCGTGGCCGCCCACGCCGACGACGTCGACGCGCTGCTCGAGTGA
- a CDS encoding GNAT family N-acetyltransferase, with protein MPDSTFLPGERVDLRPIEEDDLEYLRDAINDPAIWRPIGGSRPINRTQEQEFFDEVVCGDDGVHLLITADGEPVGTIAVRDIDWEASRGEIGYWIDPEEHGQGYGTEATELLVAYAFDQLGLHRVQARVFAFNEASQRLLESVGFVREGTSREFQFVDGEYRDTHWYGLLEDEWRDREP; from the coding sequence ATGCCCGATTCGACGTTCCTCCCCGGCGAGAGGGTCGATCTCAGACCGATCGAGGAAGACGACCTCGAGTACTTGCGGGACGCGATCAACGATCCGGCGATCTGGCGACCGATCGGCGGCTCTCGTCCGATCAACCGCACACAGGAACAGGAGTTCTTCGACGAGGTGGTGTGTGGTGACGATGGCGTCCACCTGCTGATTACCGCCGACGGCGAGCCGGTCGGGACGATCGCCGTTCGCGATATCGACTGGGAGGCCAGCCGCGGTGAGATCGGCTACTGGATCGATCCCGAGGAACACGGGCAGGGGTACGGCACCGAGGCGACCGAACTGCTGGTTGCGTACGCCTTCGACCAGCTGGGCCTCCACCGAGTCCAGGCCCGCGTGTTCGCGTTCAACGAGGCCTCCCAGCGACTCCTCGAGTCGGTCGGGTTCGTTCGCGAAGGAACCAGCAGAGAGTTCCAGTTCGTCGACGGGGAGTACCGTGACACCCACTGGTACGGGCTGCTCGAGGACGAATGGCGAGACCGGGAACCGTAA
- a CDS encoding NAD+ synthase: MIDLRFSESELERRHEHITSFIDDQVAAAGADGVVLGLSGGIDSTLTAYLAVEAIGTENVHGLVLPATVSSEENMSDAERVAQDLGISYDVLEVEPIVDAVLAAYPEAEGDREAVGNARARVRAVLNYLVANHEERLVLGTGNRSEAAVGYFTKYGDGAVDCHPIGNLYKGQVRQLARHVGVPEELAAKTATAELWADQTDEDELGISYDTLDSILATHIDGPLSVAATARLLEVDEDTVERVRGMYEGSAHKRTAPPAPEPLD; this comes from the coding sequence ATGATCGATCTTCGGTTTTCGGAGTCGGAACTCGAGCGGCGGCACGAACACATCACGTCCTTTATCGACGATCAGGTCGCGGCCGCGGGGGCCGACGGTGTCGTGCTGGGCCTTTCGGGCGGGATCGACAGCACGCTGACGGCGTATCTCGCCGTCGAGGCGATCGGCACCGAGAACGTCCACGGGCTCGTCCTCCCCGCGACGGTCAGCAGCGAGGAGAACATGAGCGACGCCGAACGGGTCGCCCAGGATCTGGGGATCAGCTACGACGTCCTCGAGGTCGAGCCGATCGTCGACGCCGTGCTGGCGGCCTACCCCGAGGCCGAGGGCGACCGCGAGGCGGTGGGCAACGCCCGTGCGCGCGTCCGGGCGGTTCTGAACTACCTCGTCGCCAACCACGAGGAGCGGCTGGTCCTCGGGACGGGCAACCGGAGCGAGGCCGCGGTGGGTTACTTCACGAAGTACGGCGACGGTGCGGTCGACTGTCATCCCATCGGCAACCTATATAAGGGGCAGGTCCGCCAACTGGCCCGCCACGTCGGCGTCCCCGAGGAACTCGCCGCCAAGACCGCCACCGCGGAGCTGTGGGCCGACCAGACCGACGAGGACGAACTCGGAATCAGCTACGACACCCTCGACTCGATTCTGGCCACCCACATCGACGGCCCGCTGTCGGTCGCGGCGACCGCTCGACTGCTCGAGGTCGACGAGGACACGGTCGAACGGGTTCGCGGCATGTACGAGGGCAGTGCCCACAAACGCACCGCGCCGCCGGCTCCGGAGCCGCTGGACTGA
- a CDS encoding transcription initiation factor IIB encodes MASPTRQRERDPETTEKTQESERERVCDECDGGTLVKSEDQGELVCDQCGLIVEGSNIDHGPEWRAFNHSERQNKSRVGAPTTQTMHDKGLTTAIDWKNQDAYGRSISSDKRSQMRRLRKWQERIRTKDAGERNLQFALSETDRMASSLAIPRSVREVACVIYRRALDEDLIRGRSIEGVATSTLYAACRMEGIPRSLEEVAAVSRVERKEIGRTYRYIAQELGLEMEPVNPKKYVPRFCSELELSEEVQVKANEIIDVTTEKGLLSGKSPTGYAAAAIYAASLLCNEKKTQREVSDVAQVTEVTIRNRYQEQIEAMGIHE; translated from the coding sequence ATGGCAAGCCCCACCCGCCAGCGCGAACGCGATCCTGAAACGACAGAAAAAACGCAGGAATCGGAGCGCGAGCGGGTGTGTGACGAGTGCGACGGCGGGACACTCGTCAAAAGCGAGGACCAGGGCGAACTCGTCTGTGACCAGTGCGGCCTGATCGTCGAAGGGAGCAACATCGACCACGGGCCGGAGTGGCGCGCGTTCAACCACTCCGAGCGCCAGAACAAGTCCCGGGTGGGCGCGCCGACGACCCAGACGATGCACGACAAGGGCCTGACGACCGCCATCGACTGGAAGAACCAAGACGCCTACGGCCGCTCGATCTCCTCGGACAAACGCAGCCAGATGCGCCGCCTGCGCAAGTGGCAGGAACGCATTCGGACCAAAGACGCCGGCGAACGGAACCTCCAGTTCGCTCTCTCCGAGACCGACCGGATGGCCTCCTCGCTGGCCATCCCCCGCTCGGTCCGGGAAGTCGCCTGCGTCATCTACCGTCGAGCCCTCGACGAGGACCTCATCCGCGGCCGCTCGATCGAGGGCGTCGCGACCAGTACCCTCTATGCCGCCTGCCGGATGGAGGGCATCCCCCGCTCGCTCGAGGAAGTCGCCGCCGTCTCCCGCGTCGAGCGCAAGGAGATCGGCCGCACGTATCGGTACATCGCCCAGGAACTCGGCCTCGAGATGGAGCCGGTCAACCCCAAGAAGTACGTCCCGCGCTTTTGTTCGGAACTCGAACTGTCCGAGGAGGTTCAGGTCAAGGCCAACGAGATCATCGACGTCACGACCGAGAAGGGGCTGCTCTCGGGCAAATCGCCGACGGGCTACGCCGCGGCCGCGATCTACGCTGCTTCCCTGCTCTGTAACGAGAAGAAGACCCAGCGCGAGGTCTCCGACGTCGCACAGGTGACCGAGGTCACGATCCGGAATCGGTATCAGGAGCAGATCGAAGCGATGGGGATCCACGAGTAA